A genomic region of Anopheles coustani chromosome 3, idAnoCousDA_361_x.2, whole genome shotgun sequence contains the following coding sequences:
- the LOC131260287 gene encoding uncharacterized protein LOC131260287, which translates to MEQGKQTTLLWKIVCYSPADGRTPSVVLKRTICRALTNGGEPYGALTHSHSSSLLRLRSGFRNDGKSVRIRVIRARYVPIETALRHGGGVTWTMASCVLLPLRKGMPSHRGCHTAAIGNVNVTSRTQRRVRFASLPSFSSGVAGQCLKRKC; encoded by the exons ATGGAACAAGGCAAACAGACGACgcttttatggaaaatcgtgTGCTATTCACCGGCGGACGGCCGGACCCCAAGTGTGGTCCTTAAAAGGACAATATGCCGTGCGCTAACGAACGGTGGCGAACCTTATGGTGCCTTGACCCACAGCCACAGCAGCAGCCTGCTCCGCTTGCGATCGGGTTTTCGAAACGATGGCAAATCTGTACGGATTCGGGTCATTCGCGCGCGGTATGTTCCGATCGAAACGGCGCTCCGGCACGGTGGAGGAGTCACATGGACGATGGCCAGTTGTGTGCTGTTGCCACTGCGAAAGGGAATGCCGAGTCACCGAGGATGTCACACCGCCGCCATAGGAAATGTCAACGTTACGTCACGCACACAGAG GAGGGTACGATTCGCATCGCTGCCGTCGTTCTCTTCCGGAGTTGCTGGCCAATGCTTGAAGCGCAAATGCTGA
- the LOC131260277 gene encoding tropomyosin-1, isoforms 9A/A/B isoform X12, giving the protein MAANMQQGGNLLDVLKKKMRQTKEEMEKYKDECEEFHKKLQNEVMRREEAESEVAALNRRIQLLEEDLERSEERLASATAKLSEASAAADESERIRKALENRTNMEDDRVAILEAQLSQAKLIAEEADKKYEEVARKLVLMEQDLERSEEKVEMNESKIVELEEELRVVGNNLKSLEVSEEKATQREESYGGQVRVLDQRLKEAEARAEFAERSVQKLQKEVDRLEDELTVERAKNKMLQEEMEATLHDIQNM; this is encoded by the exons atGGCTGCGAATATGCAACAAGGTGGCAACCTGCTCGATGTGCTGAAGAAGAAAATGCGGCAAACGAAGGAGGAGATGGAAAAGTACAAGGATGAGTGTGAAGAGTTTCACAAAAAGCTCCAGAACGAAGTGATGAGACGCGAAGAA GCCGAATCTGAAGTTGCCGCTCTGAACCGTCGCATTCAGCTGCTGGAGGAGGATCTCGAACGTTCGGAAGAACGTTTGGCCTCCGCCACCGCTAAGCTGTCAGAGGCTTCGGCCGCTGCCGACGAGAGCGAACG GATCCGGAAAGCCCTCGAAAACCGTACAAACATGGAAGACGATAGGGTAGCGATACTGGAAGCACAGCTATCCCAGGCCAAGCTAATAGCGGAGGAAGCAGACAAAAAATACGAAGAG GTGGCCAGAAAACTGGTGCTCATGGAACAGGACCTCGAGCGCTCGGAGGAGAAGGTCGAGATGAACGAAAG CAAGATCGTCGAGCTTGAGGAGGAACTCCGCGTTGTCGGTAACAACCTGAAGTCGCTGGAAGTCTCGGAAGAAAAG GCAACGCAACGGGAGGAATCGTACGGTGGTCAAGTGAGAGTGTTGGATCAGCGTCTCAAGGAG GCTGAAGCTCGCGCTGAATTCGCTGAACGTTCCGTTCAGAAGTTGCAGAAGGAAGTCGACAGACTCGAAG ATGAGTTGACTGTCGAACGTGCCAAGAACAAAATGCTCCAGGAAGAAATGGAAGCCACCCTGCACGATATCCAGAACATGTAA
- the LOC131260277 gene encoding tropomyosin-1, isoforms 9A/A/B isoform X13 produces the protein MAANMQQGGNLLDVLKKKMRQTKEEMEKYKDECEEFHKKLQNEVMRREEAESEVAALNRRIQLLEEDLERSEERLASATAKLSEASAAADESERIRKALENRTNMEDDRVAILEAQLSQAKLIAEEADKKYEEVARKLVLMEQDLERSEEKVEMNESKIVELEEELRVVGNNLKSLEVSEEKANQREEEYKNQIKTLTTRLKEAEARAEFAERSVQKLQKEVDRLEDELNKEKSKYKAIAAELDLTFADLSGY, from the exons atGGCTGCGAATATGCAACAAGGTGGCAACCTGCTCGATGTGCTGAAGAAGAAAATGCGGCAAACGAAGGAGGAGATGGAAAAGTACAAGGATGAGTGTGAAGAGTTTCACAAAAAGCTCCAGAACGAAGTGATGAGACGCGAAGAA GCCGAATCTGAAGTTGCCGCTCTGAACCGTCGCATTCAGCTGCTGGAGGAGGATCTCGAACGTTCGGAAGAACGTTTGGCCTCCGCCACCGCTAAGCTGTCAGAGGCTTCGGCCGCTGCCGACGAGAGCGAACG GATCCGGAAAGCCCTCGAAAACCGTACAAACATGGAAGACGATAGGGTAGCGATACTGGAAGCACAGCTATCCCAGGCCAAGCTAATAGCGGAGGAAGCAGACAAAAAATACGAAGAG GTGGCCAGAAAACTGGTGCTCATGGAACAGGACCTCGAGCGCTCGGAGGAGAAGGTCGAGATGAACGAAAG CAAGATCGTCGAGCTTGAGGAGGAACTCCGCGTTGTCGGTAACAACCTGAAGTCGCTGGAAGTCTCGGAAGAAAAG GCTAACCAACGCGAGGAAGAGTACAAGAACCAGATCAAGACTCTCACCACCCGTCTAAAGGAG GCTGAAGCTCGCGCTGAATTCGCTGAACGTTCCGTTCAGAAGTTGCAGAAGGAAGTCGACAGACTCGAAG ATGAGCTCAACAAAGAGAAATCAAAGTACAAAGCAATTGCTGCCGAATTGGACCTAACATTTGCCGACCTCTCCGGATACTAA
- the LOC131260277 gene encoding tropomyosin-1, isoforms 9A/A/B isoform X14, with amino-acid sequence MAANMQQGGNLLDVLKKKMRQTKEEMEKYKDECEEFHKKLQNEVMRREEAESEVAALNRRIQLLEEDLERSEERLASATAKLSEASAAADESERARKVLENRALADEERMDALENQLKEARFMAEEADKKYDEVARKLAMVEADLERAEERAEAGEAKIVELEEELRVVGNNLKSLEVSEEKANQREEEYKNQIKTLTTRLKEAEARAEFAERSVQKLQKEVDRLEDELNKEKSKYKAIAAELDLTFADLSGY; translated from the exons atGGCTGCGAATATGCAACAAGGTGGCAACCTGCTCGATGTGCTGAAGAAGAAAATGCGGCAAACGAAGGAGGAGATGGAAAAGTACAAGGATGAGTGTGAAGAGTTTCACAAAAAGCTCCAGAACGAAGTGATGAGACGCGAAGAA GCCGAATCTGAAGTTGCCGCTCTGAACCGTCGCATTCAGCTGCTGGAGGAGGATCTCGAACGTTCGGAAGAACGTTTGGCCTCCGCCACCGCTAAGCTGTCAGAGGCTTCGGCCGCTGCCGACGAGAGCGAACG CGCCCGCAAGGTTCTTGAGAACCGTGCCCTGGCCGATGAGGAGCGCATGGACGCCCTTGAGAACCAGCTGAAGGAAGCCAGATTCATGGCTGAGGAGGCCGATAAGAAATACGATGAG GTCGCCCGTAAATTGGCCATGGTAGAAGCTGATCTTGAGCGTGCTGAGGAGCGCGCCGAGGCCGGTGAAGC CAAGATCGTCGAGCTTGAGGAGGAACTCCGCGTTGTCGGTAACAACCTGAAGTCGCTGGAAGTCTCGGAAGAAAAG GCTAACCAACGCGAGGAAGAGTACAAGAACCAGATCAAGACTCTCACCACCCGTCTAAAGGAG GCTGAAGCTCGCGCTGAATTCGCTGAACGTTCCGTTCAGAAGTTGCAGAAGGAAGTCGACAGACTCGAAG ATGAGCTCAACAAAGAGAAATCAAAGTACAAAGCAATTGCTGCCGAATTGGACCTAACATTTGCCGACCTCTCCGGATACTAA
- the LOC131260277 gene encoding tropomyosin-1, isoforms 9A/A/B isoform X11, with protein MAANMQQGGNLLDVLKKKMRQTKEEMEKYKDECEEFHKKLQNEVMRREEAESEVAALNRRIQLLEEDLERSEERLASATAKLSEASAAADESERIRKALENRTNMEDDRVAILEAQLSQAKLIAEEADKKYEEVARKLVLMEQDLERSEEKVEMNESKIVELEEELRVVGNNLKSLEVSEEKANQREEEYKNQIKTLTTRLKEAEARAEFAERSVQKLQKEVDRLEDELVMEKEKYREIGDDLDTAFVELILKE; from the exons atGGCTGCGAATATGCAACAAGGTGGCAACCTGCTCGATGTGCTGAAGAAGAAAATGCGGCAAACGAAGGAGGAGATGGAAAAGTACAAGGATGAGTGTGAAGAGTTTCACAAAAAGCTCCAGAACGAAGTGATGAGACGCGAAGAA GCCGAATCTGAAGTTGCCGCTCTGAACCGTCGCATTCAGCTGCTGGAGGAGGATCTCGAACGTTCGGAAGAACGTTTGGCCTCCGCCACCGCTAAGCTGTCAGAGGCTTCGGCCGCTGCCGACGAGAGCGAACG GATCCGGAAAGCCCTCGAAAACCGTACAAACATGGAAGACGATAGGGTAGCGATACTGGAAGCACAGCTATCCCAGGCCAAGCTAATAGCGGAGGAAGCAGACAAAAAATACGAAGAG GTGGCCAGAAAACTGGTGCTCATGGAACAGGACCTCGAGCGCTCGGAGGAGAAGGTCGAGATGAACGAAAG CAAGATCGTCGAGCTTGAGGAGGAACTCCGCGTTGTCGGTAACAACCTGAAGTCGCTGGAAGTCTCGGAAGAAAAG GCTAACCAACGCGAGGAAGAGTACAAGAACCAGATCAAGACTCTCACCACCCGTCTAAAGGAG GCTGAAGCTCGCGCTGAATTCGCTGAACGTTCCGTTCAGAAGTTGCAGAAGGAAGTCGACAGACTCGAAG ACGAACTCGTCATGGAGAAGGAGAAGTACAGGGAAATCGGAGACGATCTCGATACTGCCTTCGTCGAGCTTATTCTCAAGGAATAA
- the LOC131260275 gene encoding modular serine protease-like, translated as MVCERRKLLWAVLCFTTLVTSTSGGFSRDRRKVCNYYEWKCSSGQCIESHQQCDGVIDCKDGSDETSKSCAFIRCPSYAFRCQYGACVDGTALCNGIRECADHSDEHVHCPGNNGTLIASHGNCSNTEFSCRSGVCIPADQVCDGQEDCLDGSDETQQLCSLVFCPSFSFRCSYGACIGGYSKCDGIVDCRDGSDEDELLCGKPFPSTTPKQMPTATSTTTTSTTTAAPVVVTGPPGSCQVPATPTNGRFVLDETAQDVSILPGEFIENYNSVFVICNDKYTIKGAASIVCLDGEWLQPFPVCEKYCSEIPINGITIEPFCEYQRRQITCKRPLPPTTKVRIGCRVGYQKPSEPVNETLTCNDGSWDSSVFRCEPVCGTATPDAEAYIIGGRNISIAEVPWHVAIYKNLNEASLNDARSADWQYACGGSILTERLIVTAAHCFWATEGIFDKRYFRIVAGKYRRELSAIEAQPVQIFQIHEILHQPQYQDFSGYYNLDIAIVVLSDFISFRTYIRPICLERNLRTESEKRIKPNSFGRVAGWGFTTNTGNLSSTLKVIEIPTVDYVTCREYSPVSYRPFLTGDKFCAGDPRTGTGVCQGDSGGGFALSKEMDGDLVYYLYGVVSSAPRASNGGCDNNKYVAFTEVQNYIPMILDAESRYPVI; from the exons ATGGTTTGCGAAAGAAGGAAGCTGCTGTGGGCAGTATTGTGCTTCACGACACTTGTAACGTCCACGTCCGGCG GTTTCTCGCGGGATCGGCGAAAAGTGTGTAACTACTACGAGTGGAAGTGCAGCAGTGGCCAATGCATTGAGTCGCACCAGCAGTGCGACGGGGTCATCGACTGCAAGGATGGTTCCGATGAGACCTCCAAGAGTTGTGCCTTCATCCGCTGCCCGAGCTACGCGTTCCGCTGTCAGTACGGGGCGTGCGTCGATGGGACGGCGCTGTGCAATGGCATCCGGGAGTGTGCCGACCATTCAGATGAGCATGTCCACTGTCCCGGCAACAATGGCACCCTGATCGCTTCGCACGGAAACTGCTC TAACACCGAGTTTTCCTGCCGCTCCGGTGTGTGCATTCCGGCCGATCAGGTTTGCGATGGGCAGGAGGACTGCCTCGATGGGTCCGACGAGACGCAACAGCTGTGCAGTCTCGTCTTTTGCCCATCGTTTTCGTTCCGCTGCAGCTACGGTGCCTGCATCGGTGGATACTCCAAGTGCGACGGCATCGTCGATTGTCGTGACGGGTCCGACGAGGACGAACTGCTCTGTGGCAAACCGTTCCCTTCGACGACACCCAAACAGATGCCCACGGCAACCTCCACGACGACCACCTCGACCACTACGGCTGCGCCTGTGGTGGTTACGGGGCCACCGGGATCCTGCCAGGTGCCAGCGACTCCAACCAACGGGCGGTTTGTGCTCGATGAAACCGCCCAAGATGTTTCGATCCTTCCCGGGGAGTTTATAGAAAACTACAACTCGGTGTTCGTCATTTGCAACGACAAGTACACTATCAAGGGGGCAGCGTCGATAGTCTGTCTCGATGGAGAATGGCTGCAACCGTTTCCGGTGTGCGAAA AATATTGCTCCGAAATTCCCATCAACGGTATCACCATCGAGCCGTTCTGCGAGTACCAGCGCCGCCAGATAACGTGCAAGCGACCTCTGCCCCCCACGACCAAGGTGCGCATAGGCTGCCGCGTTGGGTATCAGAAACCGTCCGAGCCGGTCAACGAAACACTCACCTGCAACGACGGCTCCTGGGACAGCTCGGTGTTTCGCTGCGAACCAGTGTGCGGTACGGCGACGCCCGATGCCGAAGCGTACATCATCGGTGGCCGGAACATCTCCATCGCCGAGGTGCCCTGGCACGTGGCGATCTACAAGAACCTAAACGAAGCGTCCCTTAACGACGCGCGGTCAGCCGATTGGCAGTATGCATGCGGCGGATCCATCCTCACCGAGCGACTGATCGTTACGGCCGCCCACTGCTTCTGGGCCACGGAGGGTATCTTCGACAAGCGCTACTTCCGGATCGTCGCCGGCAAGTACCGGCGGGAGCTGAGTGCGATCGAGGCACAGCCGGtgcagatttttcaaatccacgAGATCCTCCACCAACCGCAGTACCAGGACTTCTCCGGGTACTACAATCTCGACATCGCGATCGTGGTGCTGAGCGACTTCATCTCCTTCCGGACGTACATCAGGCCGATCTGCCTCGAGCGCAACCTGCGCACGGAGAGTGAGAAGCGTATCAAACCGAACAGCTTCGGCCGGGTGGCTGGCTGGGGCTTTACGACGAACACCGGGAACCTCAGCTCCACGCTGAAGGTGATCGAGATCCCGACGGTGGACTATGTGACTTGCCGGGAGTACTCGCCCGTATCCTATCGGCCGTTTCTGACGGGCGATAAGTTCTGTGCCGGAGATCCACGTACCGGTACGGGCGTTTGTCAGGGTGACAGCGGTGGTGGGTTCGCACTGTCGAAGGAGATGGACGGGGATCTCGTCTACTATCTGTACGGCGTGGTTAGTTCGGCACCGCGTGCTTCCAACGGTGGGTGCGACAACAATAAGTACGTTGCCTTCACCGAGGTACAAAACTACATTCCTATGATACTCGACGCCGAAAGTCGATACCCGGTCATATAA
- the LOC131260285 gene encoding tropomyosin-1 isoform X1: MDAIKKKMQAMKIEKDNAQDKADTCENQAKEANLRADKIMEEVAELTKRLEQVTQDHEKFKTTLETATKDCEDKDKLLTSTEANVAALTRKVQQVEEDLEKSEERSSAALSKLLEATQSADENNRMCKVLENRSQQDEERMDQLSNQLKEARMLAEDADTKSDEVSRKLAFVEDELEVAEDRVKSGEAKIMELEEELKVVGNSLKSLEVSEDKANQRVEEFKRQLKTLTIKLKEAETRAENAEKNVKKLQKEVDRLEDELGVNKDRYKSLADEMDSTFAELAGY; encoded by the exons ATGGACGCGATCAAGAAGAAAATGCAGGCGATGAAGATCGAGAAGGATAACGCACAGGACAAAGCCGACACCTGTGAAAACCAGGCCAAAGAGGCTAACCTCCGTGCGGACAAGATCATGGAGGAGGTCGCCGAACTGACCAAGCGTCTGGAGCAGGTCACCCAGGACCACGAGAAGTTCAAGACCACCCTCGAGACGGCAACCAAGGACTGCGAGGACAAGGACAAGCTGCTCACCTCCACCGAGGCCAACGTGGCCGCGCTGACCCGCAAGGTGCAGCAGGTTGAGGAGGATCTGGAAAAGTCTGAGGAGCGCTCGTCCGCCGCCCTGTCCAAGCTGCTGGAGGCCACCCAGTCGGCTGATGAGAACAACCG TATGTGCAAAGTGTTGGAGAACCGTTCCCAGCAGGATGAGGAGCGTATGGATCAGCTGTCCAACCAGCTGAAGGAAGCCCGTATGCTCGCTGAAGACGCTGACACGAAGTCCGACGAAGTGTCCCGCAAGCTGGCCTTCGTTGAAGACGAGCTGGAAGTCGCTGAGGATCGTGTCAAGTCTGGAGAGGCTAAGATCATGGAGCTTGAGGAAGAATTGAAG GTCGTCGGTAACTCGCTGAAGTCTCTGGAAGTCTCGGAAGACAAGGCCAACCAGAGAGTGGAGGAGTTCAAGCGCCAGCTGAAGACCCTGACGATCAAGCTGAAGGAGGCGGAAACGCGTGCCGAGAACGCCGAGAAGAACGTCAAGAAACTCCAGAAGGAGGTCGACAGACTAGAAG ATGAACTGGGCGTCAACAAGGACCGGTACAAGTCTCTGGCCGACGAAATGGATTCCACCTTCGCCGAGCTGGCTGGCTACTAA
- the LOC131260285 gene encoding tropomyosin-2 isoform X2: MDAIKKKMQAMKIEKDNAQDKADTCENQAKEANLRADKIMEEVAELTKRLEQVTQDHEKFKTTLETATKDCEDKDKLLTSTEANVAALTRKVQQVEEDLEKSEERSSAALSKLLEATQSADENNRMCKVLENRSQQDEERMDQLSNQLKEARMLAEDADTKSDEVSRKLAFVEDELEVAEDRVKSGEAKIMELEEELKVVGNSLKSLEVSEDKANQRVEEFKRQLKTLTIKLKEAETRAENAEKNVKKLQKEVDRLEDKLMNEKEKYKAICDDLDSTFAELTGY; this comes from the exons ATGGACGCGATCAAGAAGAAAATGCAGGCGATGAAGATCGAGAAGGATAACGCACAGGACAAAGCCGACACCTGTGAAAACCAGGCCAAAGAGGCTAACCTCCGTGCGGACAAGATCATGGAGGAGGTCGCCGAACTGACCAAGCGTCTGGAGCAGGTCACCCAGGACCACGAGAAGTTCAAGACCACCCTCGAGACGGCAACCAAGGACTGCGAGGACAAGGACAAGCTGCTCACCTCCACCGAGGCCAACGTGGCCGCGCTGACCCGCAAGGTGCAGCAGGTTGAGGAGGATCTGGAAAAGTCTGAGGAGCGCTCGTCCGCCGCCCTGTCCAAGCTGCTGGAGGCCACCCAGTCGGCTGATGAGAACAACCG TATGTGCAAAGTGTTGGAGAACCGTTCCCAGCAGGATGAGGAGCGTATGGATCAGCTGTCCAACCAGCTGAAGGAAGCCCGTATGCTCGCTGAAGACGCTGACACGAAGTCCGACGAAGTGTCCCGCAAGCTGGCCTTCGTTGAAGACGAGCTGGAAGTCGCTGAGGATCGTGTCAAGTCTGGAGAGGCTAAGATCATGGAGCTTGAGGAAGAATTGAAG GTCGTCGGTAACTCGCTGAAGTCTCTGGAAGTCTCGGAAGACAAGGCCAACCAGAGAGTGGAGGAGTTCAAGCGCCAGCTGAAGACCCTGACGATCAAGCTGAAGGAGGCGGAAACGCGTGCCGAGAACGCCGAGAAGAACGTCAAGAAACTCCAGAAGGAGGTCGACAGACTAGAAG ACAAACTGATGAACGAAAAGGAGAAGTACAAGGCGATCTGCGACGATCTGGATTCGACCTTCGCCGAACTTACCGGATACTAA